The Serinus canaria isolate serCan28SL12 chromosome 2, serCan2020, whole genome shotgun sequence genomic interval AAACCAGTTATTCTCTGTATGTTACATTCTTGTGTCATAATGCGATACAAATATGGACCTCCACGCTGTGTGAAATTGACAtttcattgttttgcattttcccctttttttgaGAAATTCACATAATGAGGTGTGCTTCTGATTTGTAATTCTGATTCATTTACAGGTCAGTCATACAGGACAGACTGAACTGACTTTCCAAGAGCAGCACATTGTTCACAGAATATTAGTGCAGCTTTAACAGCAAAAGCATTCATGAAGAAACACAGGCACAACACAGTTCatattttgcaataaaatacGTTAACAATGCCTGTTTGGCTTCCTTCCCCTGTGACCCTTTATGGCAGTGAGTAATTCACTTGAGCACTATAAAGATATCAGTACAAAATGCAAGCACAGTGATACTCATAGTCACAGATAAAAGCAAGAGATGCAGTATGCTAGCAGGGTACTAATTCATTCGGCTCTGCTATCTCAGATAATCCCAAGCCAATTCCAAAACTGCTTCCCTTTTATCTTGTATGTGTGCTACCTTTTCTGATGTTATTATAGtttaaaagaattaaatgtTTAGGTTATCATGGTTTGGATAAATGCCTAGTTATGTATTACTGTTTAATGATGTAATAATCAATTTTATTATAGGCACAGTCTTCCACTTGGCTGACTGACACTAGCAGCTATAAATgattaaattctgttttcattttcagtggtAAGAAAGAGATTCTGTCGATGGTAATGAAGACACTTTATGTCCCTagacaaaggaaaataaggTTATTATTCAgtttatgaaaatataaaatgttttaaattaaatatttaagtcATGAGTCACTTGTGTGCTTTACAACACCGAGTTACAGAGTCACTTGGCAAGTGCAGGTGGATGTAGAAGGGCagttaaaagataaaaatgctgTTAGAGTAAGAAAGTCCAACTCAAAAAATAGGTTAGTCATCTTTTGTTTGCTGTGGATGTGTCACCACATAATAATTGTTGTAGTCAATAGCAGTTCATGCTCAACCtatgcttttaatttcatttgtgttttgaaaaatctcaaattaaattctttaatTCATTTCCCACTCACctaaatatttatgtaatatTTACAACTGATCTCATGATAATCTATTATGTCAGAAACAAGCACCATTAAGAAAATCTCTGTGTATAAGAAGCTTTCTATATATGGGGTTTAGAAACTTTACTAGGGGAAGAACattcattttattgtttttcaggACTGGTGTTGATtttatgctgtatttttagGCAGCTAAATCTTTCAGAACCTAATTTTGTTTAGGCATTTTTAGCAATGGCATACCATTCTGTTAACATTCTGTATCTCCTGTACTATAAATTAGCGCTAAAATAAATTGCGTTCTAAAATAAATTGTAGCTTCAGGCTTCTTCAGAGCACCACTATAGCTATGTAATAAGTCTTGACAAGGGCACGAATTAATGATTGAAAATTACACGAGATTTAATTTCGGTAGCTGTTTCCTGAACCGTGTGATACTGGTCAGCTCCCAACACCACCGAACAGCTCTCATCCCGAGACAAGTGCCATCTATCGATAAAAGACGTATTTGAGTTGAGGAAGCCCCAAGTGACCAAAAATGGAACCAGCCTGCCACCTGCTGCTGAGAGGAATTATTCCAGGATTTGCAAGGACTTGTACACACCCAACAAAAAACACACTCCTGTGTGAGCTGGGTTTGACAAAAGCCTTGCCCATTCTGCAAGATTGTGCTTTCTCCACGGCTACTTCGAAAGTGTAGGGCAAGATTAAAATAATGGGATGTCCTGTGCATTTGGAAACAGGCCCCATAACCTCAGCAGCTGCCTTATCTTCTCTCTCTGGCACCAGAGGAGGAGGCCACAGcttgagctctgtgcccagtcCTGGGACCCTCAATTCAGGAATGATGCTGAGGTGCCggagcaggtccagagaagggaaacgAAGATGGGcaaggctctggagcacaaatcctgtgaggagcagctgagggagctgggggtgtttaacctggagaaaaggaggctcggggggaCCTGATCATCCTCTACAATTGCCTTCAAGGAGGCTGTGGCCTCCTAAATAGGGGTCAGCCTCCTCTCCCGAGTTTCAGGTTGGAcataaggaagaatttcttcacagaaggggtGTCtaaacattggaatgggctgcccagagaggtggtggagtcactgttcCTGGAAGCGTTTAAGGAAAGGCTGAACTTGGCACTCTGGTCTaagttgacaaggtggtgtttggtcaaaggttggactaGACaatctcaaaggtcttttccaacctaattgacCCTGTGATTCTAGCACTTCAAAATCTTGCTGCAGCTAACTCAGGCACTCGATGGCCTCGCTCAAGTTTCTGCTCCTGGAAAGGGGCTCCGAGCTGAAAACCCCACttctggggagagcagctgccccatccttgcaACTCCACAGAGGGGCTGGCAAGGTCCTGACACAATCACCAACAACTACGAAAGAACCCTAACCCCGAATGAAAATCACACTACTAGTTTGATGTCCCCCAGTTTTGGCAAGACAGGTTGATTTTTGAGGCTTTCAGCAGCGAGATGCAGGCCCTTTATCTGTTCTGAGGGGCGGGATATTTAGCACCCAGTACTTTGATCAGAAGCGCCTGAGTATATCTCGGTTTTGCGACATGCACTTCGCTTCCCAGAGGTCTCGCTAAGTAACGCGTCCTTGGAGTCTCCGCGGAGGGGGCAAAAGCGCCGAGCACACCCACCATTACAGCAAACAACGCCGTGCAGCCCTCAGCGCCCCCGCGCCAGGCGGGCAGCGGACTCTGAGGGACGGATGTTCTCtgagggcagagggatggagctgagggGTGGCGGGAAGCACAGGCGGGGTGCGTGATGAACCGGGTGATCCCAAGAAGCTGCGGGACGCCCACAGCAGAAACGGCGACCCCGAGGCGTCCCCAGCACGGTGGCCCCAGCGCTCCGCCCGCCACCGAGGCGGGACGGGCGCGCGCATGCGCCGCGCCCGGGCCGCGCCCGCCTGCCCGAGGTgccggggggcggcgggagggCCCGGCGTGGCCCGAATTCCCGGGGTGCGTTGATTCCGTGCCCAAATGTGCCCTTGTTTTCCTGTGGGACTGTGACGGAGGCCGGGAATCGAGTCCCGAGGTACGGCCGCGTGGGGGGAGCCTCCGGCAGGGCCTGCGAGGGAAGGGTGCTCGGTGGGGGCAGAGCGCGGTGGCTCCGCGCCCCGGGCCTGTGCGGCGCTGCTGCCCCCCTGGAGTGACACTTAATGATGCCGGGAAAGCCGATGTTCAGCGCAGATGCAGCCGAAAATGCTGTAATTGAGGATAGGACGAGTTAATTACACACTTCTGTACAGCACACTTCTAATGAGCTGGCTAAGGAtttgttttccccctttctttttccagtttattGAAGACGGATGTAAAGATTGGAATACTGGTCATTTGTAGTACATGAAAATACAAATCCTAAGTTGCGAGGGAGGAAACAAACTATCAccactgaataaataaaatgtacttCTGGTATAGTGctagtttaaaattattaaaatagtaTTCCTGGCTAATAGGCCCTCCTGTTAGTTTTCAAATTATGTTTAATGTTCctgttctttgtctttcttgTCATTTTCCCACAAGCAGTATGGGCTAGAcgttttggttttggtttttttttagctatttttctaaataatgcttactaaaaatttgaaaatctgaaaaatttttaaaaaatctgaacattttcaaaagtaGTTGACTGTCTATCACATCTGGAGTCTGCTTTTAGACATTGTTGTAATGTAAACAGTGGGCACTCTGAGCAGTGGACCCTTAAATGCACCAGACATGAATATCCCAGTCATTTTCTTAAGGATAGTGCAGGACTGGAATGTGTTGCaagtaatatttatttattttttctctggttttaaaataatatttggcCTGTCTCAGAAAGGACTAATTCAGTCATTTGTTGGTTTGTATTTTGCTGTCTCGTCTTGGCCCTGATCCTACAAAGCACTAAAACCAGACATAATTTGAAACACAAGTAGGCCTTCTGGATATAcaaattttaatgtgtttaCTCTCTATAAAATTGTGGTCTTTGTTTATATCTGTAATTGCTTTGCTCCTGatgtgtattttgtttttgcaaggaaaagaagaatataACTATAAAAGCTTCTCAATGTTCATCAAAATGCTTCTCAATCATTCACCACTCTTTAGTCAacataaattctttttctcaaagTATTGCTGCCCTCACTGGACGTAAAAGTTAAGATTGTTCTTAGTCCTTGGAGTtaggaaacagaattttctcaTGTTTGCAAGcttgcagaggagagaaaattgaTAGTTAGATGGGTGAGCTAGATTGAAATGTCATTTACAGTTCTTATGATACACAGAGCACTCACTGGAATTTACCTTTGTTTCCACTGCAGGAATGAGacatttgtttggttttagtgCTGGAATAACAAGCTCAAGGCTGTGGCTGTTACAGCAGCTGGTAACAACATGAGCATTTAATTCATATCTGCAACTTAAGAAGAAAGCTACACACCTAGCCTTATTCTTCCCTGTCCCCCCTGTGCCACTGAGGCCAACTCTGGCTTCTGATTACCTTAGCTGGTGAGTAAGAAACCTAATAATTTTACTTATGTGGGCAATAGTTCTACTTGAGTAGGGTTTTTGTAGTCAAAATTTTGTCAGACTTGtaactgtattttttatgtTGGTTTTGAAGTACAGGGTATGGCATAAAATACTCAAGTGTTTCTCCcgcaattttaaaaaaactttttagaATTTAGCATAATATACTATatggataattttttaaaatcccttaATTTTGTTTGTAGAGTTGGCATCTTTAGCTCTTGTTTAAGATAAATTATGTTTATAATTCTTTATCTTAGTATGTGACAGAAAACATCTTAGAAGATTTTAATATTCTGTAGGGTTTATTAATACTGTAGAGACATAGGAAGTAAACTTCTATCAGTGTGCAGAATTACTTGACCTTAAAGCAATAGGAATGTATTCCTGTAAGTCTTGAGAGGAATTCATTGTTTCTCCAGGAGGAGTCAGTCATGGCTGATGACTCTCAGAGAAACTTCCGTTCAGTGTATTATGAAAAAGTGGGGTTTCGTGGAGTTGAAGAAAAGAAGTCGCTGGAAATTCTGCTAAAGGATGATCGTCTGGGCAAGTTGATTTTACTGTTTGCTCTATTTCTTGGTGATTAGGGGCTAGGGAGGGAGTAATAGATAATGCTTACCTGCTGTGCTTAAtagttttttcagttttgcatcTTTTACCAATAATCCCTCAATTAGTGCTAGCAGACCTTTGATTTTCAAAGACCtggaaatttgatttttagaactattaaagatttttcagcttactttttcttcttttttccttctttcattctctgtgcccaagaaactgaaatatttttagggaAAGCAATTTTAATCTGAGAATGCATCGTCTCATGCTGTCAATTCTATCTAACTTCAAAGCAATGAAGATGTTATTGCTGTTGGTCCCAGAGGAGTGCCACATCTCTGGCAGAACAGAAAGATAAATGTTGTCCCTTTAAAAAAGGGCTTAATTATTTTGACAGTGACATGCTTTACAAAATGCCTATAAAAATGGTCCAGTTTCCTCCATATGAAACCTGGAGTAGTTTTACTTTAAGTCAGGCCAGTGTGAAAGCAGTGAAAGCATTTGTTGATAGTACGTGGTGAAATAGGGAATTTCAATCTGCAGCTAAAGTTTGTCATACTTTTCTGGGTCAGAGATGCAAATCTACTTATAACCATATTTAAATTtgtcctgaattttttttcttttcatttctttacagATATTGAGAAGCTTTGCACATTTAGTCAAAGGTTTCCTCTTCCGTCCATGTATCGTATACTGGTGTGGAAAGTGCTTCTAGGTATGAATGGAATATCGAATGTATATTCTATATGTATACGTATAACATGGAATATAAAATGTAGGaaggtgcattttttttttttgtctttgaagaaGTAATGACAGGATTATTCTGTATTACTTTGCCTACTGATAGAGATTTAGCCTACTTTTGTATCCACCTTGGATGCCCAATGGCAactataaaacaaatttttgaGAACTTTGCTGAAATGTGCCTAGGAGAGTGTGTTTCTATATTTAACTTTGTGACACTATCCAAGTACatttatgaaattaatttgaaattggATTATAAGAAGTCATCGATATCTGATAAGATATTCAGTTGTGCTCCTGAAATAACAGACAATGAAGCTGAAGTAAAGTTGTGATTAATTTTAAACTGGGTGAAGCATGGAATACATGTTTATTCTAAAGAGAAGCTTTGTGTTCTGCACAATATTGGTTTCTTATGgttttgctgctggctttgaATTGTATTTGTCATTGAAGAAGATACAAGGCTGAAAACAAGTTAATAGTATCCCCAGAAACTGTAAAAAccataaattatattttcctagAAGTGCACTAATCAGATGACTAATTCAAGAGTACTAATGGCTTTGCACTAACTGATCAAGTACATTAATTGACTAGATGTGAGATAATGTCCACTTGGAGACAGGaggggtttaaaaaaaaaaatcttaatttttaaatttattttttccccttccagttttttacattttgaaagTTTTGGCTTCATATTCCTGATTATGtggaatataatttttattcctgtttttttttttttttttttttggcaaaggTAGTAAATGAACAGTGCACAGAAGGGGCAAGATCTAATTACGAAACTTGAAGTTCTTGGAGTTGAATTTACAGAGTCGTCCTACTTGAAAAAAGGCTCtgccattaaaaatattattgtattCTGGGCACCAATGAAGAGTCAGCATCCTTTAAAATATTAGTAGTGGGAAATACAGCATAGGAGTTTTGGACAAGCAACTCAGTATAGAATCCTTCAGCCAACATTATAATAGCAAAATTCGTCTTTCAAAATTGTGGCTTACTGCAGAGCCAGGTCTTGGGCTGTTTTAGATAAAGGATCTGTGAATCATATGATTAACACAAAACACCTTCTGAATCAACTGCATCAAAAGTTATACTGGTTCTaaaaagtattttgtattttaaacccagagtgatttttttcacagcatgAAGTTTCAGGGGAAGTTTGAGTTGGATATCAGAATAAGGGGCGGTTTGGCAATGGAACAgggtccccagggaagtggtcacagcaccaagcctggcagagttcaagaagtgaGCTCTGCTCTTAGGCACATAGTGAGATTTTTTGGAGTAGTCTTGTGAAGGGCCAGGAGGGGGACTCAgtggtccttgtgggtccctccaAACTCACGATATTCTGATTTCAAGTATCCGTACTGTCATTCTGTGACATGCCTTGGGTGAACAGAGGTTCAGGGACCTTTCTTACACTGCATTTCAGTGTTAGCAGTTGTTAGAAAAGCTGATATTGTGAAGGACAGTGCAAAATATCTCCACCTAAATGGCTGGAACTGCAGCCTAGTCCATTTCTGGTGGGAGGTGTTATGTGACCTCTAAATAATGTTAATAAGTTAAGAAAATGAAGTCTGACCTGTCAACAAAACTCTCTTTGACATGTGCCAAGGCTTGCTGATGTCCCAGGTGATGTGGTGTGTCAGCAATGCCTCTGTTACCTTCCTGTTCAGCGATGACTCATGATGGTTTCCAGGCACCCCTCTGTTGTTTCAGCTTCGTTTTGCCTGCCTAAGATTGTCCTCTGTTTGAGGAGAGCGGTTGGCAGTATGTACATACAGTTATGATGTTGACTCTCTTTTGGCATATAGTGAAAAATGTCTTGCTTTCTTCCAGCTTTTGAAATGCAGACAGGtttgcagctggaaaagaaaagataattttctgtCTGATGTGCTTATTCCTCAACTCAGACATTTTGTGGTGCAACACTTGGcaggaatgtttttttctttaaatgagaGGTAAAAGGAACAGGTAGCTTGATTTAGAACTGACTTTTGAAGAATACTTTGTTCTCATGGGTTTCTACACTGggaaaaattctgcttcactAGCAATAGGGAAATGGCGTTTTTTGCCTAGATGTatgtatgtttttatttctgttgaagTCAGTGACAGTTTTGTTGTGAAAATCAGTGCATGGCAAGACTCTCAAGTAGGAGGAAGGACTGAGTGAAATGGTAAGTATCTGTGCTGTAGATGCTGTgtaattttctttgcctttctacttagatacttttttttttctcccagaaatcTAGAAAAGATATTTGTGTTCTGCTAAGAAAATAACAAATGTTACTTTACCAGTGATCATGTGGCATTTTAAGTTTTAATCTTTAATTGATTCAGCTGattgattttggtttttgaaTGTCATTTTAGGGAGAATTAATCTCTGATACAGTGAGTAAAGACTTTTCTGGCAGTAAAGTAATTAATACTGCAGTATCTTTGCATGAGTTAGTTGCATGTATATATTCTCTGTCATCTCAGGCAAGGTGTAGAATTTGAGAAAATGAACAGCTAATGTATATAAAAATCATTCtacactgacttttttttcaaaataaatggaagCTGGGCAGAAATATACAACTAGTACTGTACTGAAAACTAGACAGATATAAAAAGTAACAAGTAGGACTCCTCATTACAATTgcttatattttttcttttaatttttaaaatttattcttttttttttttttttttaggaattatTCCTCCTCACCATGAGTCTCATGCTTTGGTGATGAAGTACCGGAAGGAGCAGTACTGGGATATTCACCACGCTCTTCGTGTGATTCGCTTTATTAATGATTCTACCCCACTGGTTGATGTTTTCCTCCGCATACATCAACTGGAATCAGGAAAACTGCCTCGAAACGTAGCTTTTCCATTGGTCAGTGATGATCGCAACAGTCTTTTAAATACAGTACTTTATTGAACTTGAAACTATAAATCAGTGAGAAGCAGAACTGTGGGTCACCCCAGAAATGCTTGTAGATAGACCAAGTAAGGTGAATGGAAAACAGAGAAGTACTAGTATAATAAAGAATTTTAGTCAAAGTGAttgtctcttttccttcccctaaGTACTTACGTAAGATTTTAGGCCTTAAAATCTCTTTTGTGCATTTTTCCTCCTAGGTTTCAAGCCTTTTGTACTCCAGGGCACTTCAGTTTCTTTATAGCACTGACATGAAAATGACATGACCTCATTGTAGCTCATAGGTTCTTATGTTCCTGAAACAAGGGTAATTCAGAGCCTGTACAAGCAGTGATTTAATGCAAGTTGCAGCAAATacttaaattatttgtttttaaatctaGACTTCAGTGTACtgtcctcctttttttcttagtcTAAACTGACCTGGTAATGCACATACTCTGCTGTTCAGAGTGTACACCCATATGGCTAAACTAGGCTGTGTTGTGATGGTAAATTAGTAGTGTGATGATAAAAACAGTGAGTGGTTCTTTTCTCCATGAAGTAGGAGATGAGGAAAGGAGCCGCAGAGCTTTCTAAGTGGATTTCGTCCTGTAGTTAATTTATCCGTATTCACTCTAGCCCAGcttaatttgtaatttttcatcTGTAATCACAAATTTTGACATAAATACTTAAagaaaagttcaaaataaaaaaaggttcAAGGTAATATGGAAAAGTCAGTAATATTTAGAATTAGAGGATTGCCTGCAGCATTCTCTTGTCAGAGGAGGGAATGTTTTCATGCCCTTACCATTTCCTAGGAATGTGGCCATCCTACCCTGCAAATTTCCAGTAGAGGAATTTCCTTGATTTTGGCAAATGATGCAGTGGACTGAAAATTCCTCCCTTCTAGAGCAATATTTCCTTCTGAGTAAGTGTTTTGTCAgtgcatcccagagctgctctcaggacTGTGGTGAGGTTTCATAGCGATGGTGTTTAGCAGAGCCCGAGTCATTAGTCCTGTAACTCaggtttgttttgctgctgcagaaagcatttGTTCTCTTTTCGGTGCAGTCACTGTCCCCTTAAACTTATGAGAGGTTACTCTTGATGGTAATGCAGGTGTTTTATTGTAGAGGCAGAGGGAGATAAAAGAGATGTCAGATTgatctaaatattttaaaacgTTTGAGTAACAAACAGAAGTCTGCTGAGTGTTTTGTGCATCCGAATGCGGAGAGTTCAAGTAAGGATATGTGTGTATTGGAGCAGTCTGTGTGGCAGAGACATAAACCCAGTAGTATTTTGGACTCTCTATACACTGAAACATGTTTTGGATTTAAAAGCAAGACAAGTCTTACTTGCTCTCTTTTAATAGATATCTGTCATCATCGTGCAGCTGCTGCCCGATGTCTTGTTTAGGAACGTCAGAACAGCTTTTTGTGTATGTTgattcctgttttttttccctgaatagcagagaaaattaaatttaaatcagAATAGTCCAGTACTTCTCTGTAGATCACTTTTTTCgctttgtttttcaggaacCTGAAGATGAAGTGTTTCTTGCTATTGCTAAAGCAATGGAGGAAATGGTAGAGGATCCTATAGAATGCTATTGGCTTGTCAGTTGCTTTGTGAATCAGCTGAACAGCAAGCACAAAGATTCATTACAACAGCTGGTAAGgaaataggaattttttttttctttttgcaaggaGAAGCAGTCATAGAAGGAATTAACACAGGGAGACAGCTGGAGAATCAGAAGTGACACCCTTGGATTCTGTTCCACCAGCtacttagaaaatattagaggAGTGCTTTTTGCATTGTGATTGTGCTGCCCTGTTTAATGTAACATTAGAAATAGTTTTTGTTTGGTACGTGGTAActttaaattaccttttttgTCTAAAGGTTACATTGTATCTAGTTGAAGTATATGTCTCACAAATTGGTcacttaaaatttttctttaaacaattGAAAATGTCAAAAGTGAAGAACATCTTGATATATGTCTGCCAGCTTTTAAGCTGCATCTCTGGCATTCATATGCTGCTCATTGGATGATAGACAAAGCACAGTTTTGCTTTATAAAGGGAGCAGAGTACTCAATCTTCAGAAAAACAGTATGTTGCAAATCAAGTTATAATAAAAAGTTAGTTTTTTGTAGCCCTGACAATTTAAATGCTATCATAGAATATTCATTCTGAATTTCTGTCTTACTGATTGATGAAATGAAAGTTTGATTTTAATGTGCACTTACCAAAGTGATGAAAGTTCTTGTAATTCATCAAATAGCCATAACAGTTAAGGAGCTTTTAGTTAACTTcctaaaaagtaaaaatattgaaTACATGAGCACCAGCAATTACTGAATAGAAATTTGCTGTGGAAAGTTATGCCTGCCCTTTTTAGTTCTTTTGGAaccaagaaataatttttaaacgTATCTTCTGTTTATGTGGGTGGTACATTCAGCTATACCAGTTCAAAGGAGAAAGGAGTATTTTCAAAGTGTGTGTACAGTGAGACGTAAAGAGTGTCAAGTCTCTccctccctaattttttttttgtaacacaATCAATGTGCCAAGACTTAGCAGGTGAGAATATTGGCAAAGGGagtgttttctgcctttgaCAGTTGAATTTCTTAGCAGTTTGCCTAACTATGACAAAGCATAAAGGTAGTCaagaatttaagaaaatgtGTATTgttatattaaaatttaaacaagATGAGAAAATTATCCACATGTTTATGCCTTAAATACTTAGGGtttttaaacaataaatcaATGTCCAACTTTTAATGGGTTGCACAGGGACTTGCTCtcagaattgatttttttgggttttgctgcaTTGTGTGTAGATATTTTTTGATGTGTGCTAAGGCGATTAGGTGTGAGGTGAATGCAACTCGATTTTACTTGTGAAGGTAGCAGTAATTAGTGCACGTTTAATCTCTGCGTTGCTTGAAGCTCTGAAGCATGTCCTTGCACTAGGGAATACTGCATATCTTGGAAATTCTGCTAGTGGTCAGCAATTTCAGGAAGCTGAGGTTGTTTCTTTGGTTAAGGACATAATTAGTTGATTGCAAAAGTCGGTAACACCTGCATTTTGGAGCAGCTAAAACAATGAAGGtacattattttaatatgttACATTGCTCCATTACCTTAATTGAATTGTTAAGACAGTGCTTGTCTTACAGTGTGCATTAACTATGAAGGTATTCTGATGTGAGTTACCTAAAATTTTCTAATCCTTTCTCAGCCAAAAGTTCTGGAGCAGTATTTGAACATTGAAGATAACAGACTGCTGATGCATCTGAAGGCATGTGCTGCAATGAGCAAACTCCCCTATGATCTCTGGtttaaaaagtgttttgcaGGATGTTTACCTGAGTCCAGTTTACAGAGGtgagttctttttcttttctttctgtttgtaaCTGCATAGTAATTTCAGCTTTCTGTCATCACTAGCAGGCAAAGAGCTTTCCATACTTTATCTGTAAGATTATGGCGTTAGCTTTATTGCTAACTTGGAAATGATAAAATTGGATTTAATTCCTCTTGTTACTGATGCAAGATAATCAATCTCTGTGGGATTGTTTCAcctactgaaaataaaaagaatggaGCTAAGTATACCAGCTGATTCTGTTGGACACTTAGTGCCTCCTAGGATGCAGAACTCCAAACCCTCTGTCAGTGTTACATAGCTGAGTGGTAGTCGGTTTTTGGGCTTTTTGACAAAAATCTGTGCTTAGGGAGTGATTGTAGTATTGCATTAGTGTTAGATGAAAAAGATTTTGGGAATGTGTACgggttttggctgggatagagttagATTTCTTCAGAGTAGCTGGTGATAGGGCTGTGTGTTGGAACACAGGGTTGTTTTAattcctgcagagcagtgctcacACAGCGTCATTCTGCTCCTCACCAgcaaggaggctgggggtgcacaagagcatggctgggaggggacacagccaagACTGCTGACTCCAGCTGACCCAAGGGATATCCCATTCTGGAGTCATGCTCAGCAGTTAAGCTGAGGAGGAGCTTGGCAGGTGGGACTTGCTGGCCATCAGTTGGGGTGTGGGCAACTGTTCTCAGTTGCATCACTTGtctcaggttttattttcctctctttgttatgtttttcttctcttccttacaattttttggaaattattacttctttttaattatgaaactttttttctccACGCGCAAATTTGTTTCTTAATTCTACCCTTCcgttttttcccccattccacTGGTGGAGGTAGTAAATGAGTGGctgtctgctgctgtgctcagttgctggctggggttaaaccatgacagaatgtttattttaaaaagtactaGGGCAAGTTGAATATTACAAAGTTAATGAAATTGTGGAATATATCAGGATTCTACAGTTACAAATAGGTTGTTGagtttttaaaagggaaaaattcttGTGTGTGACACTTCACTGAAGGGCATTTGAAATGAAGCTTGTATGATTTCCCTAATTCTGCTGCCTGAGAACTCTTGGAAAGCAGGAAATTCAAGCTCAGTGTAGAGAAACATCTTTCTGCATTAACAAGAGTTGCTTGTTAATGAGCAGTTGCTTGTTAAGAGCTGAGCAGGATGTGGCACAGAGAAAACAATGGTGTCATTTGCAGCTGTCTAAAAACTTGGAGAAGTAACAATGTTCAAGAGAAACTTTACTTCAAGGCAATCACAGGACTTCAGTGGCTAGAATAGGAAC includes:
- the TBC1D7 gene encoding TBC1 domain family member 7, whose product is MADDSQRNFRSVYYEKVGFRGVEEKKSLEILLKDDRLDIEKLCTFSQRFPLPSMYRILVWKVLLGIIPPHHESHALVMKYRKEQYWDIHHALRVIRFINDSTPLVDVFLRIHQLESGKLPRNVAFPLEPEDEVFLAIAKAMEEMVEDPIECYWLVSCFVNQLNSKHKDSLQQLPKVLEQYLNIEDNRLLMHLKACAAMSKLPYDLWFKKCFAGCLPESSLQRVWDKVISGSCKILAFVAVEILLTFKMKIIALNSAEKITQFLENIPQDNTDAIVSKAVDLWRTHCGTPAHSV